A segment of the Streptomyces sp. NBC_01235 genome:
ACTCGTGACGAAGGTGCCGGAGCCGCTGGACACCCCCGGGAGCGCCGCCGACGGCGGTGCGCTGGTCGTGCTCTCGGTGCCCCGGTCCACTGCGGCGCGGCTGGCGGGCGCGAGCGCCACGGCTCGGCTGGCGGTGACCCTGTGGTGAAGTCGAGCCCCTCGTTCGAGCTACCGCATTGGACACACCCGCCTCGCGTTGACGTAGGTTGCGGAGCTGTTTGTTCCACAACCTGTACATGTGAGGAGTGTCCCCGAGGTGAGCGAAAAGAAGGCAACCGTCTGGCAGGGCTTCAAGGCCTTCCTGATGCGCGGGAACGTTGTCGATCTGGCTGTCGCGGTAGTGATCGGCGCGGCCTTCACCAACATCGTCAACTCGGTGGTGAAGGGGATCATCAACCCGCTCATCGGGGCGGTCGGCACCAAGAACCTGGACAGCTACAACTCCTGTCTCAAGGGCCCCTGCACGGGTACGGGCGACAGTGCGACGGGGGTGCGGATCCTGTGGGGCTCCGTCCTCGGCGCGACGCTCACCTTCGTGATCACCGCGGCGGTCGTCTACTTCCTGATGGTCCTGCCCATGTCGAAGTACCTGGCGAGGATGGAGGCCCGCAGGAAGGCCAAGGAGGGCACGCAGGAGGTCATCGAGGTGACCGAGCTGGAAGTCCTCAAGGAGATCCGCGACGCGCTGGTCGCCCAGCGGGGCTCGGGCCACAGCGAGCGGTAGCGGCGCTGCGGACGGCGCCCCGCTGGGCCCGCCGGGTTCAGATGTGGTGGGGCGGCTTCTCGTCGAGGAAGCGCTTCAGGTCGGCGGCGCTGTCGCCGTCGGCCGCCGGCCGCTCGCCCCACCCGCGGTCGGTGTCGTCCGAGGACTGCCGGTCCAGCGGGTCGTCGAA
Coding sequences within it:
- the mscL gene encoding large conductance mechanosensitive channel protein MscL; amino-acid sequence: MSEKKATVWQGFKAFLMRGNVVDLAVAVVIGAAFTNIVNSVVKGIINPLIGAVGTKNLDSYNSCLKGPCTGTGDSATGVRILWGSVLGATLTFVITAAVVYFLMVLPMSKYLARMEARRKAKEGTQEVIEVTELEVLKEIRDALVAQRGSGHSER